AGTATGAAAAAAATTACCATCGTAGGTGTTGGGCGAGTGGGTGAATCTACAGCTCAAATTTTAACGCAAGATGAGCTGTGTCAGGAGCTTGTTTTACTCGGGCGGCGTGATGGCGTACCTCAAGGAGTGGCGCTGGATATTCATGAGTCGTCTCCTCTTTTTCGGTTTGATGTGAAAGTGACCGGAGCCACTGATCCTGCTGCCATGGCAGATTCTGATCTGGTGATTATGACTGCCGGTTTGCCACGCAAGCCGGGGATGTCGCGTTCGGATGTGCTGGATGCTAATTTGAAAGTGTTATCCGGTGTTGTTGATGATGTACTGCGTTACGCGCCTGATGCAAGTCTGTTAATCGTAAGCAATCCCGTTGATGTGTTGACCTATCATGCCTGGAAACAGACGGGGTGGGATCGAAGCCGTGTGTTTGGTTTGTCGGGTGTGTTGGACTCGGCACGTATGGCGGGTTTTATTGCACTGGAAACCAATTTTTCTACCAAGGATATCACTGCAATGGTGTTGGGTGGGCATGGTGACAGCATGGTGCCACTGCCTGATTATACTTGTATTCGCGGCATTCCTATTTCTCAGTTTATGGATCAAGAGACGATTGACCGTATTGTGAAACGTACGCGTCAAGGTGGGGCTGAAATTCTTGCTTTGAAGCAAAATAGCAGTGCTTACAACGCGCCTGCGGCTTCAGTCTCTTTGATGGTGGATGCGATCAGTCGCAGGCGACGGCGTATTCTTCCTTGTGTGGTGCCGCTTGAAGGTGAGTATGGGCTCAATGATATTGCGATGGGAGTCCCCGTTGTTTTAGGTAAAGGTGGTGTTGAACAAGTGGTTGAGTTGAAACTGAGTCAATCTGAACAGGCGCAATTCCATGCCTCTTCTGAGCAAATTCGTGCCGACTTAACCAAAACAGTGAAGGGTTAAGGAGTATGAATATGCCTAAAAAAACATTGACGTTGACTGATAATTCAACAGGAAAGCAAGTTGAATTACCTATTTTAGAGGGAACTCAGGGCGCTTCTGTGGTCGATATTGGGCCGATGGTGCGCGAGATGGGTTATTTCACTCTTGATCCTGGTTTTAAATCTACGGCAAGTTGCTACAGTAGCATTACTTATATTGACGGTGATGAAGGTGTGTTGCTCTATCGGGGTTATCCTATTGAGCAACTTGCAGAAAAAAGTACATTTATTGAAGTCTCTTATCTGTTGCTTAATGGTGAGTTGCCCAATAAAACTGAGCTGGATTCGTTTCAAAATATTATACTATCTCACACGATGATTAATGAAAGCTTGAAAAAACTGTTTGATGGCTTTCACTATGATGCACATCCGATGTCTATTATGGTGGGTGTTGTGGGAGCACTCTCTGCTTTTTATCATGACTCGACAGATATTAGTAATGCACGTCATCGGGAAATTGCAGCGCATCGTTTGATTGCTAAAATGCCAACCATTGCTGCGGCCAGTTATAAACACTCAGTGGGGCAACCCTTTCAGTACCCTCAAAACAACTTAAGCTATTGTGGCAATTTGCTGCACATGATGTTTTCCACCCCTTGCGAAGAGTATGAAGTCGATCCTGTGGCTGAAAAAGCACTTGATTTACTGTTTATATTGCATGCGGATCATGAACAAAATGCCAGCACATCAACGGTGCGTTTGGCAGGCAGTTCTGGGGCGAATCCATTTGCTTGTATCTCTTCAGGAATTACCGCGCTTTGGGGGCCTGCCCATGGCGGAGCCAATGAAGCGGCTTTGAATATGCTCAGTGAAATTGGCGATGTGAAAAATGTTGATAAATATATCGCCAAATCAAAAGATAAAAACGATCCTTTTCGTTTAATGGGGTTTGGTCATCGTGTTTATAAAAATCATGACCCACGAGCGCGCGTGCTTCGAGATATGTGCCATAACGTGCTTAAACATAATGGTAGTAATGGTGATCCGCTGTTTGAGCTAGCTTTGCGCCTGGAAGAGATCGCATTGAAGGATGACTATTTTATTGAGAAAAAACTCTATCCTAATGTCGATTTTTATTCCGGTATTATTTACAAAGCTTTAGGAATTCCCGCGAATATGTTTACAGTAATGTTTGCCATTGCGCGCACCGTAGGCTGGGTCGCACATTGGCAAGAGATGATTGCTGATCCTGCGGTCGTTATCGGTCGGCCACGGCAACTGTATCAGGGTGCTGCCAAACGTGACTATGTTGGACTGAATCAACGTTAATATAAACAGCTACACTCTTTGTTTTACTACAAGGTTGCCTTGCGATCAATGCGCCGGTAACCGATGGCTTCACTTAAATGGGACGTATTGATTGTTTCACTTTCATCAAGGTCCGCAATAGTTCGCGCGACCTTTAAAATACGGTGATAGGATCGGGCGGATAGCTGGAGCTTCTCTATGGCATTTTTCAGTAGCTTTTTATTGTTGGCATCCAGCGGACAATATCGTTCTATCTCTTTGACACCCAAAGCATGATTGGCTTTGTTGCAACGTGTGAGTTGATATTGCCTGGCCTTTTCAACACGTTGTTTTACCGTTTCACTTGACTCAATGTCTTTGGTGGGGGCGTGCAGTACTTCATGAGGCACGTTGGGTACATCAATATGCATATCAATTCGATCCAGTAGTGGGCCAGAAATTTTGGCTCGATAGCGTTGAACTTGTATTGGACTGCAACTACAGCGTCCGCTGGACTCTCCAAGATAACCGCAAGGGCAAGGGTTCATCGCAGAGATGAGTTGAAAGCGTGCGGGATATTCTGCTTGGCGTGTAGCGCGTGATATTGTAATTCGGCCGGACTCCAGAGGCTCTCGCAACACTTCCAGTACATTGCGCTTAAACTCCGGCAGCTCATCAAGAAACATGACACCATTGTGTGCCAGTGAAATCTCTCCAGGGCCAGCGGCGCTGCCGCCTCCGACTAATGCAACACCTGATGCAGTATGATGAGGTGAGCGAAAAGGACGTTTTTTCCAGTTTTTAAGTGAAAAGCCATGATGACTGATGGAGCAGATTGCGGCGGATTCTAATGCCTCTTCTTCAGTCATTGAGGGCAAAATTCCTGGTAACCTTGTTGCCAGCATACTTTTTCCTGTGCCGGGAGGCCCAACCATAAGCAAACTGTGGCCCCCTGCGGCGGCGATTTCCAAAGCACGTTTAGCCTGGTGCTGTGCTCTAATATCGGACAAATCAGGGCCACTGTATTGTGGTTGTTGTATGGTTTTTGGCTGGTAAGCCGGTAGTGGGGATTGATTGTTCAAGTGAGCACAAATATCAAGCAGATGGTTGGCGGCAAGTATATTAACGTCACTGACGAGCGATGCTTCATCGGCATTGTTTTGAGGAATGACTAACGTACGCTGTGCTTTTCGTGTTTGCAGCGTTGCGGGCAGTGCGCCACGTATACTGCGCAGCGCTCCTGTTAGAGCCAGTTCCCCGATAAATTCATACTGATCCAGTGAATTTTTTGGAATTTGATTGGATGCGGCAAGAATGCCGAGTGCGATGGGAAGGTCGAAGCGTCCACCTTCTTTGGGCAGATCAGCAGGAGCTAGATTGATTGTAATGCGTCTGGCAGGGAACTCAAAGTTTGAGTTGAGCAGTGCACCTCTGAC
This Gammaproteobacteria bacterium DNA region includes the following protein-coding sequences:
- the mdh gene encoding malate dehydrogenase — its product is MKKITIVGVGRVGESTAQILTQDELCQELVLLGRRDGVPQGVALDIHESSPLFRFDVKVTGATDPAAMADSDLVIMTAGLPRKPGMSRSDVLDANLKVLSGVVDDVLRYAPDASLLIVSNPVDVLTYHAWKQTGWDRSRVFGLSGVLDSARMAGFIALETNFSTKDITAMVLGGHGDSMVPLPDYTCIRGIPISQFMDQETIDRIVKRTRQGGAEILALKQNSSAYNAPAASVSLMVDAISRRRRRILPCVVPLEGEYGLNDIAMGVPVVLGKGGVEQVVELKLSQSEQAQFHASSEQIRADLTKTVKG
- a CDS encoding citrate synthase, with the translated sequence MPKKTLTLTDNSTGKQVELPILEGTQGASVVDIGPMVREMGYFTLDPGFKSTASCYSSITYIDGDEGVLLYRGYPIEQLAEKSTFIEVSYLLLNGELPNKTELDSFQNIILSHTMINESLKKLFDGFHYDAHPMSIMVGVVGALSAFYHDSTDISNARHREIAAHRLIAKMPTIAAASYKHSVGQPFQYPQNNLSYCGNLLHMMFSTPCEEYEVDPVAEKALDLLFILHADHEQNASTSTVRLAGSSGANPFACISSGITALWGPAHGGANEAALNMLSEIGDVKNVDKYIAKSKDKNDPFRLMGFGHRVYKNHDPRARVLRDMCHNVLKHNGSNGDPLFELALRLEEIALKDDYFIEKKLYPNVDFYSGIIYKALGIPANMFTVMFAIARTVGWVAHWQEMIADPAVVIGRPRQLYQGAAKRDYVGLNQR
- a CDS encoding YifB family Mg chelatase-like AAA ATPase, whose translation is MSLAVIYSRAQTGMSAPLVTVEVHLSNGLPSLSIVGLPETAVKESKDRVRGALLNSNFEFPARRITINLAPADLPKEGGRFDLPIALGILAASNQIPKNSLDQYEFIGELALTGALRSIRGALPATLQTRKAQRTLVIPQNNADEASLVSDVNILAANHLLDICAHLNNQSPLPAYQPKTIQQPQYSGPDLSDIRAQHQAKRALEIAAAGGHSLLMVGPPGTGKSMLATRLPGILPSMTEEEALESAAICSISHHGFSLKNWKKRPFRSPHHTASGVALVGGGSAAGPGEISLAHNGVMFLDELPEFKRNVLEVLREPLESGRITISRATRQAEYPARFQLISAMNPCPCGYLGESSGRCSCSPIQVQRYRAKISGPLLDRIDMHIDVPNVPHEVLHAPTKDIESSETVKQRVEKARQYQLTRCNKANHALGVKEIERYCPLDANNKKLLKNAIEKLQLSARSYHRILKVARTIADLDESETINTSHLSEAIGYRRIDRKATL